In Desulfovibrio sp. TomC, the sequence CTATACCATCGAAGCCGAGTGCCAGGACTGCTATCGCTGCCTGCGCCAATGCCCGGTCAAGGCCATCCAGGTGGAAGGGGGCCGGGCCACGGTTGTGCCGGAACTGTGCATTGCCTGCGGCCAGTGCGTGGCGGCCTGTCCGTCCCACGCCAAGCAGGTGCGCAGCGACCTGTTTCCCGTCTACAAGCTGCTTCGTTCCCAGCGCCCGGCCTACGTGTCCCTGGCCCCGTCGTGGGTGACGGAATTTCCCGACGTCTCCCCCGAATCCATGATTGCCGCCCTGCGAAAGCTCGGGTTTTCCGGGGTGTCGGAAACAGCCCTGGGCGCCCAGGAAGTCTCGGCCGCCGTGGCCGGCATCCTGTCCCAAGGCGGCCCGAGACTGCAGCTCTCCACCGCCTGCCCGGCGGCAGTGGATTTCATCCGCGGCTACATGCCCGAGCTGGTCCCCAACCTGACCCCGCTGCTTTCGCCCCTGCTGTCCCATTGCCGGATGCTGCGCCGCGCCTACGGCCAGGACATCGGGGTGGTCTTTTTTGGTCCCTGCGTGGCCAAGAAAACCGAATCCGACAACCATCCGGCCCTGCTTGACGCGGCCATGACCTTTACCGATCTGCATGTGATGTTGCGCGAGGAACATATCCGCCCGGAGGACCTCGTGCCCGGACCGGCCGACATGTTCATGCCCCATCCGGCCAGGGAAGGCGCGCTGTATCCTGTGGAAGGCGGCATGTCCGACACCATCAAGGCCTATGCCGGCAACGACCAGGTCTGCTTCACCACGCTGTCGGGCATCGCCACCATTGAATCCGCCCTGCAGGGCATGCACAACCATGTCTTGCCCCGTCCGGTGTTCATCGAGATGCTGGCCTGTGTTGGCGGCTGCGTGCGGGGGCCGTGCGTGTCCAGCCGTCGCCCCAGGCTCCTGGACCAGCTCGACGTCTTTGACCGGGCCGTCCACCCCGGGGCGGATCTGAGCGTGCGCCAGCCGTCGGTGTCCATTGCCGAACGCAAGAATCCCTCGCCGGTCGATCTGCCGGTCTACAGCGAGGACCAGTACACCAAGGTGCTGCGGCTTATCGGCAAGTTTGCCCCGGAAGACGAGATCAACTGCGGCGGCTGCGGCCACGAGTCCTGCCGGGGGCTGGCCCGGGCCATGCTGGAGGGCTTGGCCGAGCCGTCCATGTGCGTCCACTTTCTGCGCAAACGGGCCACCCGAAAAGCCAACGCCCTGTTGCGCTGCATCCCGGCCGGGGTGGTCATCGCCAACAACAAATTGCAGATCATCGAGTGCAACGAGCATTTCGCCCGGCTGTTTGGCGAGGAGACGCTCATGGCCTACGAGGCCAGTCCGGGCATGGAAGGCGCTGCCCTCGATAAGATCGTGCCGTTTATAAGCCTCTTTCGCCGGTCGCTCGAAACCGAGACCGACATCCACCGCGACGCCCTGCGCTACGACGACCGGGTGTTTAGCGTCAGCATCTTCACCATCGAACCGCGAAACGTCATTGGCGGCATCGTCTTTGACGTCACCGGATCTGAGCTTCGCCGCGACGAGATCGCCACCCGGGCCAGGGAGATCATCCGCAAGAATCTGGAAACCGTGCAGGAGATTGCCTGCCGCCTGGGTGAGAACATGGCCGACACCGAGATCCTGCTGCGCTCCCTGGCCGAGGGCTTCTCCAGCGGGGCCAAGCGCATTGGCGACAAGGACATGCGGGGTCGCCGGTCATGACCGAAGACATGTTTGTGGAAGTGGAGGCGACCCAGCGCAATCGCTATGGCGAGGACATCTGCGGCGACGCCTTCAAGACCTTGCGCATCGCCGACGAGGGGCGCGTCATCGCGGTCCTGTCCGACGGCCTAGGCCATGGCGTCAAGGCCAGCATCCTGTCGCTCATGACCGCCACCATGGCGCTTAAATATACGGCCAAGGACGCCGACATCGTGCGCACGGCCGAAGTCATCATGGACGCCTTGCCGGTGTGCCAGGTGCGAAAGATCAGCTACGCCACCTTCACCGTGGTCGACATCTTTTCCGACGGGGCCACCCGGGTGGTCGAGATGGACAACCCGCCGGTGATCCTGTTGCGCGACGGCCGCAACCAGAACCTGGACTTCGAGGAAGTGTCCTCGCCGCGCTACAACGACCGGGTCATCCGGGTCTACGATCTGACCATGCAACCCGGCGACCGGCTGATCTTCACCTCCGACGGCATCACCCAGGCCGGGCTTGGCTCGGAACGGATGCGCCTGGGCTGGCGCGTCAAGGGCTGCCGGGAGTATGTCGAAGAGACCGTGGCCAAGGACCCGAACATCTCGGCCCGCACCCTGTCCCAAAAGATTCTCGGCCAGGCCCTTCGCCAGGAACCGTTCCAGCGGGCCTACGACGACATGACGGCGGCGGTCATCTATTTTCGCCGGCCGCGTCGGGCCATCGTGCTCACCGGCCCGCCGTACGCCGCCCACCGCGACAAGGAATTCGCCGAGATGCTGGCCGAATTTCCCGGCCGCAAGGTTATCTGCGGCGGCACCACCGCCAATATCGTGGCCCGGGAACTTGGCCGGGTTATCCGCGACAGCCTGCGCGGCGGCGGATCGGGCGACATCCCGCCGGCCGCGGATATGGAAGGCGTGGATCTGGTCACCGAGGGCATCCTGACGCTGACGCGGGTGGCCCGGCTGCTCGAACAGGACGATGCGCCCCGGGAGAAAAATCCCGCCGTCGAACTCTATAATATCCTGGTCGACAGCGATTCCATTGAATTTGTCGTCGGCGCACGCATCAACGAAGCCCACCAGGACCCCAACCTGCCCATCGACCTGGAAATCCGGCGCAACATCATAAAGCGCATCTGCAAGGTTCTGGAAGAAAAGTACTTGAAAGAAACCCGGATGAGCGTTTTTTAGCGCTGCGGGCTGGGAAAAGGGCCGCGTCCGGCCGGAAACCGCCAGGCCGGGCTGGACGCGACCCCGCGCCGGGGGGGGCATTACTCCCCGACGGCGCAAGCCCGATCGGGATACGCCCGGGACGGCAGGGCCGTCGCGAAGTGCCCAAGAATCGTTTTATAGAGTTTGCTGCCGCAACCGGCCCGGCCCCGGGCCAGGGTCAGCGCTTTTTCAAACTGTGCTGCGGCTTCGTCGTGCTGCCCGGACTGGTGCAGGGTCAGCGCCAGCCGGTAGGCTGAATTGGCGGTCACCACGTCCAGGCCGCCGTCTGTTTCGCCCAGTTCCACCGATTGGCGCAGCAGCGCCTCGGCCTGGTCCAAATCACCCGAGGCCATAGCCTCCATTCCTGTTTCGCGAAGCTTGCGCACCTTGCTGGTGAGCAAGCATTTTCCACCTGTGCAAGCCATACTCGTTCTCCTTTCCTCGTATCCGCCCGGGGCTGCCTCGATCTCCGGCCGCCCGGTCATATCAACTGAACCCCAGGCGGGATTCCAAAGGGCTCAGCCCTTTGGCCGCCGGAGGCATGCTTTCTCTTCGTCGTTGCAGCATACCCCTATGCCGCGCTTTGCAGCACGTCCCTGGCCCAGCCGGCAGCCTCGGCCTCGTCCGGGTCGCCGTCGATTTTAAGCGGCAGCCCCACGACCTTGGCCCCGAGCTGTTCGGCCTTTTCGGCTATGGCGTCCACGGCTCCGCAAAAGTGCGTGTAGCTGGAGTCGCCGCAACCAAAAACCGCCACCGCGCGCCCTTCGAGGCCGGCTTTTTCCAGGGCATCGTAAAGGGGCACAAAGTTTTCCTGGAGTTCGATTTCGTCATCGCCCCAGGTGGAACAGCCAAACAGGACCAAATCGTAGCCCTCGGCCAATCCATCGGCCGACACCGTGGCCGCATCGTGCACATCCACCAGCATGCCTTCGCTTTGCAGCGTCCGGGCCACATACCCGGCCACGGATTCCGTATTGCCGGTGGTGGACCCGAAAACAACGAGCGCCTTGGTCATCGTCTCCTCCGTGGGGTTTACGGACAGTCGGCCGTCCCGGGGGAGACGGGCGCTGTGTTGATTTGATATTTAATGAAAATGATTTTCAATGTCAATACCATTCACTGCCATTTCCGTCGCTTCCCCCGCTGCCCGGCCCGCAGTAGGGTTGCCGCAGCAACCCGCAGCCAAAGGAGGAACCATGGCCCGCAATATCGAAATAAAAGCCCGCATTTTGAATGTAGCCGCCCTGGCATCGGCGGTGGCGGCTCTGGCGACGGCCGGCCCCACGGTGCTGACCCAGGACGACACGTTTTTCCATTGCCCAAGCGGCCGCCTCAAGCTGCGCCAGCTCTCGCCCAGGGAGGGCCAGCTGATCTTCTACCAGCGCCCGGACACGGCCGGTCCCAAGACCTCGCGCTACGACATCAGCCCGACCGACGCGCCGGCCGACCTGCGCCGCACCCTGGGGTTGGCCCTGGGGGAATGCGGCCGGGTGCGCAAAGCGCGCATCCTCTACCTGTGCGGCCGCACCCGGGTGCATCTGGACCGGGTGGCGGGACTGGGGGACTTTCTGGAACTGGAAGTGGTTCTGGGCGAGACGGAAGACGAGGCTGTCGGGCTGGCCGAGGCGCACCAGCTCATGGCCGCCCTGGGCATCGGCCCGCAGGATCTGGTGACCGGGGCCTATGTCGATCTGCTGGCAGCGGCCGGCCAGGACGGCCGGCCGCTGTAAACGGCGTTTGGGACGGGGACGTCAGGCCAGTTTGGCCGAGAGTTCGCCCCAGCGCATGTACAGGCGCTCCACTTCGGCTTCGGCGGCCTGGAACACCTCCAGACGCCGGGCCAATTCGTGGCCGTCGGTGGCGATGGCCGGATCTTCCAGGGCGAGCCTGGCGGCCTCGACTGCGGTTTCCGCCGCCAGGATGGTCGCTTCGATCGTGTCGTATTCCCGCTGTTCCTTGAAACTCAGCTTCTTTGAGGGCGCGTCCGTCTTGGGCTTGCCCTTGGCCTGGGCCTTGGCCTCCCGGGCCTCGGCCCGCTCCCGGGCCAGGAAATCCTCTTCCCACTGGGCGTAATCGGCATAGACCTCGGCCCCGCCGGCCCCGTCCAGGCCAAGGAGCACCGTGGACACCCGGTCAATCAGCGACCGGTCGTGGGTGATGAGCACCACCGCGCCCGGGAAGTCCACCAGACTTTCCTCCAGCATCTCCAAGGTGGAGATGTCCAGGTCGTTGGTGGGTTCATCCAGAAGCAGCACATCGGCCTGGCGCAGCATGAGCCGGGCAATGAGCACCCGGGCCTGCTCGCCGCCGGACAAAAGGCCCACCGGCAGATCGAGCTGGTCCGGGCGCAGGGCGAACCGCTTGGCCCAGGTGACCACATGGACCGGCTGGCCCCGGTAGATGACGCTGTCGGCATCCGGGGCAAAGGCGTTTCGCAGGGTCTGGTCCTTGTCGAGCTGTTCGCGCTTCTGGTCGAAGGTGACGATCGACAGGCTCGGTGCGCTGGTCACGCTGCCGGCGTCGGGACGTTCTTCCCCGGCCAGGACCCGCAGCAAGGTGGACTTGCCCGAGCCGTTGGGACCGACCAGTCCCAGGCGCACTCCGGGCGACAGCACAATGTCCAGGCCGGAAAAAAGCGTGCGGCCGTCATAGCCCCGGGACAGGTTCTCGGCCACGACGAGCCGTTTGGTCTGGCGGCCGGTGCCGGAAAAATCGATGGCCGCCTTGGCCGTGGCCCGGTTGCGCTCCCGGGTGGCGGCGAGATTTTGCATGAGCGTGCCGGCCGCGTCGATGCGGGCCTTGGCCTTGGTGCCCCGGGCCTTGGGACCGCGCCGCAGCCATTCGATCTCGCGCCGCGCCTTGTTGGCCAGGGTGCGCTCCAAGGCTCCCTGGGCGGTTAAAAAGGCCTCTCTGGCCTCCAGAAGCGCGCTGTAGGGACCATCCACGGCCAACACGCCCTCGGGATAGACCGGCGACAACTCCACCGTGCGGTTGGCCACGTTTTCCAGAAAAAACCGGTCGTGGCTGACCACCACAAAGGCAAACAGCGCCCCGGACAGGAAGCGTTCCAGCCAGAGAATCGACCGCAGGTCCAGATGGTTGGTCGGCTCGTCCAGGAGCAGGACATCGGGTTCGGCAACCAGAGCCCGGGCAATGGACAGGCGCTTTCGCCAGCCGCCGGAAAGCGACTCCACCGAAACCGTGGGATCGACAAAGCCCAGACGGCCAAGGACCACGGCCGCCCGGCCGCCGGCCTCGGCTTCGGCCGGGCCGAAGGTCTCGGCCACGGCCCGGGTGACAATCTCGGCCACGGTGTCCCCGGGTTCGAAGGCGTCCTGCTGGGACACATAAGCCAGCCGCGCCCCCTGGCGCAGGGTGCGCTCCCCGGCGTCGGACCCGATCAGCCCGGCCATGATTTTAAGGAGTGTGGACTTGCCCGACCCGTTTGGGCCAATAAGCCCGATGCGTTCCCGCTCGCCTACGGCCAGGGAAATGCCGGAAAAAAGCTGGCGGATGCCGAAAGACTTGGAAATGCCGCGAAGGTTGATAATGCAGACGCTCATGGCCGCCTTGAGTAGACAAAGCCGGCCAGGGCGTCAAATGCCGTCTTGCCCGGCGGGAGCGCTTCCGGCCCCTGCCAGCTCGAAACAAAAACGGCTTCCCTGGCCAAGCGCCGACTCCACCCAGATGCGACCATGATAATTTTCCACGATATGCCGGGAAATAGCCAGGCCCAGGCCTGTGCCGCGCACATGGGGCGGTTCCTGCTCCGGGGAATCCAGCTGGTAAAATTTTTCAAAGACCCGGGAACATTGCTCCGGCGGGATGCCCGGCCCGGTATCGGCCACACAGACCGTAAGGCCGCCCGTCGTGTTGCGCCGGGCCGACAGGGTCACCTGCCCCTGTTTGGTATATTTGGCCGCATTGCTCAGCAAATTGAGCACCACCTGGACAAAACGGTCGCCATCGACATGGACGTCGGGCAAGTCGTCGGAGAAATCCGTGGCAAAGCGGACCGGACCATGGCCCGAAAAAAGCCCCCGGCCCGAATCCGCGGCCCGGGCCAGCAAACCGGCCGCCGGTGTCGTGCGGTCATGCCACTCCACCTCTCCGGCCTCGATCTTGCCCATATCCAGGAAGTCGTTGACCAGCCGGGTCAGGCGTTGCCCCTCCTCCATGATAATGCCCAGGTTGCGCCGGATACGCTGGCCTTTCCTGGCCAGGACCGGGTCTTCGACCGCTTCCGGGGTGCAGACGGCCAGAAAATCCTTATCGATGAGTCTGACAAAGCCCAGGATAGAGGTGAGCGGGGTGCGCAATTCGTGGGAGACCGTGGCGAAAAACGAGGATTTGAGCGTATCGAGTTCAGTCAGCCGGGTATTGGCCTGTTGCAGTTGGGCAGCCTTTTCCGCCAGCTCCCGGGTCCGCTCGGCCACAAGGCCTTCCAATTCCCGATTGAGCAGGGCCAGCCGGCTCTCGGCGTTTTTGCGTTTGGTGACGTCCTCAAAAGCGGCCACCACGCCGATGGCGTCGCCAGTCGAGGCCACAGACAGGGGAGCGGCGCTCACGGCCAGGATGCGCACCACTCCCGAGGCCTGGCGGTAGCGCAGCGTCTTGCCGAAACGGGGGGATTTCCGGCGCTGGGCCATGGCCACCGGCAACGCCTCGAAAGGCAGCGGCCGGCCGGAACGGCTCTCGAAACGCGCTTCCCAGCCGGGCTGTCCGGCGTCTTCGCCCAGGATTTCCAGCCCCCGGGCATTGATGTAGGTGAGAACGCCGGCGGCATCGAAGGTGGCGATGCCGACCGGGCTGGTGCCGGTGACGGCCCGATAGCGGGCTTCGGACAAGCGCAGGCGGACCACCATTTTTTGCAGGGAGTAGAGAGCCAGGGCCACCAAGGCCAGAACCCCGAGCGAAACCAGGCCGTTGACCGCCGCCAGCCGGGCGGCCGGAGCCATGGTTTCGCTGGCGTCGGCGGTGACGACCACGTCCCAGCCGCATTCCGGCAGATGCGCGGCCAGGGCCAGACGTTCCCGGTGCGGTCCCTGGTAGCGGACAAACGATCCGGCGGCGGTGGCGTCCAGGGCCGCAGCCAAAGGCAACCCGGCCACCAGGACCTTGGGGGAAAGGGTTCGGGATCGGGCCAGCAGCACATCCTGGAAAACAATGGCGGCCCCGTCCTCCTTGCCCATTCGTGATTCTTCCAGAAGCCTGGCCCCGAACTCGCCGACTTCCAGCCCCAGGGCCAGCGCCCCAAGCACGCTGCCCTGATCGTCCACAACCGGGGCAGCCACCACCAACGTGGGCCGTTGGCTGATCTGGCCGAGCAGGAGGGTTTCCGTGGCCAACTCGCCGGCCAGGGCCTGCCGGAGATACTGCCGGTTGGACAGATCGATCCCGACAAGCTCCGGACGCGAGGCCGCCGCAACAATGCCGTCGGCACGAATCAGCAGCAGCTCCTCAAAAGAAGGATGGCTCAGACGACGGGCCATCCGCTCGCCAGAGGCGTTTCTGGCCGACTGGCCCAGATAGCCCGGCCCCAGCGCCAGTCGAAAAATCTTTTCATGACTCCAGAGCCGCACGTCGTGACGCAGTTCCGAGAGCCGGCTGCCGAGTTCCCGGACCTGGACGGCCAAGGTCTGGCGCATCTGCTCGACGACAAGGTTTTCGACAGACTGGCGGGTATAAAAAAAGGACAGGGCCACGGTCAAAGCCAGACCCGCAAAAACGAGACACAGGATCGGAACCAGCCGGACGGTCCCTTTCATGGCAACACAATCCCGGCGGCTTCAATGATCTCAAAAGGGATGTCGATCCCCAGACGCGCAGCGGCGGCGAGGTTGAGCATCACGACGCCCTGGTCGTTTAGGCCCACCGGCAGGGTCCCGGCCGCAATTCCCTTGGCGGCAATTGCGGCGGCCATGGTCCCGGCCAGATAGCCCTGCTCCTGCCCGGACTCCAGCACGCCAAACAGATGACCGTCCCGGATTGCCACACCGGCAAAACCCAGCAACGGCTTGCGGTTGTTTTCCCGTGTCCAGGCCATGAGCGCTTCGGGAGCAACCACGCCCTGGCCATCGTCCCGGCGGATGCTCTGGTAGAGGCCCAGGGCCAGGATATCGACCTCGTCCTGATAGCGTTTGATTTTGTCGCGCCACTCGCTTTCGGTGCGCACCACGTCCACGTGGCGCACCTCCAGGGCGAACGGCCCGTTTTGGGCCAGCTCCTCAGCCAGATCAGCCACGACGTAGCGGCCCGATTCCGAATCCTCGACGATCAGGGCCACGGTTTTGGCCGCCGGCAGGATGCGTTTGCCCAGGGCGAACGCATCCCGGTAATGCCATCGCTCCCGGATGCCCGAGACATTGGCCGCCGGGTAGCCATAGTTGGCAAGCGGGGCATTGACGCCGCAAAAGACGACCTGGGGACCTGGCTTGTCCTTGAGATAGGGCACAACGAGATAGTGCTGGGCGGGGTCATCCACGGCAATGACCACATCCGGGGCAAACTGCCGGATGCGTTCAACCATGTGCCCGGTCTGCCGGGCCAGGGACTCAGGATCGGGCTGGCGTTTGGCGTCGAGGTAGGCGAACTCCACCACCGGCGACAGCGGAGCCAGGGCTTCGAGCAGCCCCTGGTTGATGTGTTCACACCAGATATAGTCGGCGTCATAGCTCTGGGCCACGAACACCCGAAGCGGCGGCCCGGCCAAGGCGAGGTTTCCTCCTGGCCGACCGGTCGGCGCCAGGACCCACAGCACGACGGCAAGAGCCAGCAGCCCCGGCCTGGACCGCATATTCATGCGCTTGTCCCCCAACGGGCGATAAAAGCCAGGGAAGGGCCGGGTAAACCCCTCGTGCGGCCCAGCCGCTACTACGTCCTGCCCACTGCCGAAGAGGGGGCGATCACGACCTGATTGCGTCCGCTTTCCTTGGCCCGGTACATGGCCTCGTCGGCCCGGGCCACCAGCATGGCCGGCCCGACATCGGCTTCATAGTCGGCCACCCCGAAACTGGCGGTCAGGTAGCCGACACCGGGGAAATCGGTCTCCCGGATCTCCCGGCGCAAGGTTTCGGCCAGGTTCCTGGCCTCTTCCACGGCTGTTTCCGGACAAATCAGCAAAAATTCCTCGCCGCCCCACCGTCCCACGATATCCGTATCCCGCACGGCGGTCATCAGGATATCGCTGATGCGAACCAGCACCACATCGCCGATCCCGTGGCCAAATGCGTCGTTGACGTCCTTGAAGTTGTCGATGTCGATCATGATCACGGTGAAGGCCGTGCCATACCGCTCGGCCCGCCGCCATTCTGCCGCCAGGGATTGGTCGAGTTTGCGGCGGTTGCACAGCCCGGTCAACCGGTCCGTGAGGGAAAGCACGGCCAATACGCGGTTTTTCTCATCCAGTTCGTGATTTTTCTGGGCCAGTTCCCGGGTCCGTTGCCGCACCTTGTCTTCGAGATTGACCACAAGGTCGTGGATGCGCCTGTTCATGGCCCGCAGG encodes:
- a CDS encoding [Fe-Fe] hydrogenase large subunit C-terminal domain-containing protein: MLSHYPIYTIEAECQDCYRCLRQCPVKAIQVEGGRATVVPELCIACGQCVAACPSHAKQVRSDLFPVYKLLRSQRPAYVSLAPSWVTEFPDVSPESMIAALRKLGFSGVSETALGAQEVSAAVAGILSQGGPRLQLSTACPAAVDFIRGYMPELVPNLTPLLSPLLSHCRMLRRAYGQDIGVVFFGPCVAKKTESDNHPALLDAAMTFTDLHVMLREEHIRPEDLVPGPADMFMPHPAREGALYPVEGGMSDTIKAYAGNDQVCFTTLSGIATIESALQGMHNHVLPRPVFIEMLACVGGCVRGPCVSSRRPRLLDQLDVFDRAVHPGADLSVRQPSVSIAERKNPSPVDLPVYSEDQYTKVLRLIGKFAPEDEINCGGCGHESCRGLARAMLEGLAEPSMCVHFLRKRATRKANALLRCIPAGVVIANNKLQIIECNEHFARLFGEETLMAYEASPGMEGAALDKIVPFISLFRRSLETETDIHRDALRYDDRVFSVSIFTIEPRNVIGGIVFDVTGSELRRDEIATRAREIIRKNLETVQEIACRLGENMADTEILLRSLAEGFSSGAKRIGDKDMRGRRS
- a CDS encoding SpoIIE family protein phosphatase — its product is MTEDMFVEVEATQRNRYGEDICGDAFKTLRIADEGRVIAVLSDGLGHGVKASILSLMTATMALKYTAKDADIVRTAEVIMDALPVCQVRKISYATFTVVDIFSDGATRVVEMDNPPVILLRDGRNQNLDFEEVSSPRYNDRVIRVYDLTMQPGDRLIFTSDGITQAGLGSERMRLGWRVKGCREYVEETVAKDPNISARTLSQKILGQALRQEPFQRAYDDMTAAVIYFRRPRRAIVLTGPPYAAHRDKEFAEMLAEFPGRKVICGGTTANIVARELGRVIRDSLRGGGSGDIPPAADMEGVDLVTEGILTLTRVARLLEQDDAPREKNPAVELYNILVDSDSIEFVVGARINEAHQDPNLPIDLEIRRNIIKRICKVLEEKYLKETRMSVF
- a CDS encoding tetratricopeptide repeat protein, whose translation is MACTGGKCLLTSKVRKLRETGMEAMASGDLDQAEALLRQSVELGETDGGLDVVTANSAYRLALTLHQSGQHDEAAAQFEKALTLARGRAGCGSKLYKTILGHFATALPSRAYPDRACAVGE
- a CDS encoding flavodoxin produces the protein MTKALVVFGSTTGNTESVAGYVARTLQSEGMLVDVHDAATVSADGLAEGYDLVLFGCSTWGDDEIELQENFVPLYDALEKAGLEGRAVAVFGCGDSSYTHFCGAVDAIAEKAEQLGAKVVGLPLKIDGDPDEAEAAGWARDVLQSAA
- a CDS encoding class IV adenylate cyclase, translated to MARNIEIKARILNVAALASAVAALATAGPTVLTQDDTFFHCPSGRLKLRQLSPREGQLIFYQRPDTAGPKTSRYDISPTDAPADLRRTLGLALGECGRVRKARILYLCGRTRVHLDRVAGLGDFLELEVVLGETEDEAVGLAEAHQLMAALGIGPQDLVTGAYVDLLAAAGQDGRPL
- a CDS encoding ABC-F family ATP-binding cassette domain-containing protein, with the translated sequence MSVCIINLRGISKSFGIRQLFSGISLAVGERERIGLIGPNGSGKSTLLKIMAGLIGSDAGERTLRQGARLAYVSQQDAFEPGDTVAEIVTRAVAETFGPAEAEAGGRAAVVLGRLGFVDPTVSVESLSGGWRKRLSIARALVAEPDVLLLDEPTNHLDLRSILWLERFLSGALFAFVVVSHDRFFLENVANRTVELSPVYPEGVLAVDGPYSALLEAREAFLTAQGALERTLANKARREIEWLRRGPKARGTKAKARIDAAGTLMQNLAATRERNRATAKAAIDFSGTGRQTKRLVVAENLSRGYDGRTLFSGLDIVLSPGVRLGLVGPNGSGKSTLLRVLAGEERPDAGSVTSAPSLSIVTFDQKREQLDKDQTLRNAFAPDADSVIYRGQPVHVVTWAKRFALRPDQLDLPVGLLSGGEQARVLIARLMLRQADVLLLDEPTNDLDISTLEMLEESLVDFPGAVVLITHDRSLIDRVSTVLLGLDGAGGAEVYADYAQWEEDFLARERAEAREAKAQAKGKPKTDAPSKKLSFKEQREYDTIEATILAAETAVEAARLALEDPAIATDGHELARRLEVFQAAEAEVERLYMRWGELSAKLA
- a CDS encoding sensor histidine kinase — translated: MKGTVRLVPILCLVFAGLALTVALSFFYTRQSVENLVVEQMRQTLAVQVRELGSRLSELRHDVRLWSHEKIFRLALGPGYLGQSARNASGERMARRLSHPSFEELLLIRADGIVAAASRPELVGIDLSNRQYLRQALAGELATETLLLGQISQRPTLVVAAPVVDDQGSVLGALALGLEVGEFGARLLEESRMGKEDGAAIVFQDVLLARSRTLSPKVLVAGLPLAAALDATAAGSFVRYQGPHRERLALAAHLPECGWDVVVTADASETMAPAARLAAVNGLVSLGVLALVALALYSLQKMVVRLRLSEARYRAVTGTSPVGIATFDAAGVLTYINARGLEILGEDAGQPGWEARFESRSGRPLPFEALPVAMAQRRKSPRFGKTLRYRQASGVVRILAVSAAPLSVASTGDAIGVVAAFEDVTKRKNAESRLALLNRELEGLVAERTRELAEKAAQLQQANTRLTELDTLKSSFFATVSHELRTPLTSILGFVRLIDKDFLAVCTPEAVEDPVLARKGQRIRRNLGIIMEEGQRLTRLVNDFLDMGKIEAGEVEWHDRTTPAAGLLARAADSGRGLFSGHGPVRFATDFSDDLPDVHVDGDRFVQVVLNLLSNAAKYTKQGQVTLSARRNTTGGLTVCVADTGPGIPPEQCSRVFEKFYQLDSPEQEPPHVRGTGLGLAISRHIVENYHGRIWVESALGQGSRFCFELAGAGSAPAGQDGI
- a CDS encoding ABC transporter substrate-binding protein gives rise to the protein MNMRSRPGLLALAVVLWVLAPTGRPGGNLALAGPPLRVFVAQSYDADYIWCEHINQGLLEALAPLSPVVEFAYLDAKRQPDPESLARQTGHMVERIRQFAPDVVIAVDDPAQHYLVVPYLKDKPGPQVVFCGVNAPLANYGYPAANVSGIRERWHYRDAFALGKRILPAAKTVALIVEDSESGRYVVADLAEELAQNGPFALEVRHVDVVRTESEWRDKIKRYQDEVDILALGLYQSIRRDDGQGVVAPEALMAWTRENNRKPLLGFAGVAIRDGHLFGVLESGQEQGYLAGTMAAAIAAKGIAAGTLPVGLNDQGVVMLNLAAAARLGIDIPFEIIEAAGIVLP